One segment of Falco peregrinus isolate bFalPer1 chromosome 4, bFalPer1.pri, whole genome shotgun sequence DNA contains the following:
- the LOC129784301 gene encoding basic proline-rich protein-like, with product MGQRGSAQAPLSLPARPPPPPPSEPGEPSAPPAPPSPRPAPPPPGSAAPSTCPGRSPPPPRLPPSPAAGGAATLPLLRGIYTGRLHLGGGAPHPAGQHRPGFVPRGSSPGRSAGKGPRVLPPAAGFTPPLAGAAPQRCAPRDGGVAPVPQPRPDEGERPRGRRGRSAARPALRSARPGPAGTGAVRLQGPGALREVCRKSQTAAARGARSGDKAERQTAPQVSHLPSLLRFSGIPLTDEFVQT from the exons ATGGGGCAGCGCGGATCCGCTCAGGCCCCGCTGTCACTCCcagcgcggccgcccccgccgccgcccagCGAGCCCGGAGAGCCGAgcgcgccgccggccccgccctcGCCTCGGCCCGCGCCACCGCCGCCCGGCAGCGCCGCCCCGAGCACCTGCCCCGGGCGGAgtcccccgccgccgcggctgCCCCCCtcgcccgccgccggcggggccgccaCCCTGCCCCTTCTCCGCGGTATTTACACCGGCCGCCTCCATCTTGGCGGCGGCGCTCCCCACCCCGCGGGACAGCACCGGCCTGGCTTCGTGCCCAGAGGGAGCAGCCCGGGCCGCTCCGCCGGGAAAGGGCCCCGCGTCCTCCCGCCGGCTGCGGGCTTCACTCCGCCCCTCGccggggcagccccacagcGCTGCGCCCCGAGGGACGGCGGAGTTGCCCCCGTTCCGCAGCCGCGGCCTGACGAAGGCGAGCGGCCCCGGGGCCGCAGGGGCCGTTCGGCGGCGAGGCCCGCCCTGCGgtcggcccggcccggcccggcaggCACCGGCGCCGTTCGCCTTCAAGGACCCGGCGCTCTGCGGGAGGTTTGCAGGAAATCTCAGACAGCTGCAGCGCGGGGCGCTCGTAGCGGCGACAAAGCTGAGCGCCAAACGGCACCTCAAGTGTCACATCTTCCCTCCCTACTTCGCTTTAGCGGG atccCATTGACAGATGAATTTGTGCAAACCTAG